The window AGTAGAAAATCCTCCATTACTACAAGAAATAAACAATTCTGTTTTTCCTGATGTAGTTACTCAAGGAGAAAAAAATGTGAGTTTTCAAGTAGCAATTATGAATTTAAGTAATATCGGTGTTTCCCTATCTCCTCTATCTACTATTTCCTTTGGTGACGGAGCAAATACATTTACAACTACCTTAACAACCATAATCCATATCCCGGGACATGAAAATGCTATTTTGTCTTTTAACCCATTAGATATCCCGACAAATTTAGTTTCTATGATTTATTCACCTGCCTTATCTTTAAAAGGCACGGATACCAATTCTCAAACCTACTCCCAAATTTTATCTGGTGGAAATAAAGTCAAGGTTTCTCCACCTTATGTTACTTTTATTGCCGAAAATATACCAACCGAGATTAAAAATCCAGGACAGCGTCCTCTTGAAATTTTAAAGATAAAATCAGAGAATTCCTACACAGCCACGAAAACAATTACTGCCATTAAATTAACTAATACCACACAAGGTTTAGGTTCACAATCTGAATTAGATTCACAAATCGAAAGACTGTCTTTGTATCATAACACTACCCTGGTGGGGACGACTACATTTACTTCAGGCATAGCCATATTCAATAGTCTTAATATTCCAATTCCACCTGATTATGGCACAACGACCCTGCTGGTTACTTATGATCTCTCATTTGACTTTGCAAAAGACCAGGATATAATAGATGTCGCACTGGCAGATGTAACCTTTGCTACGACCACGACTGTCAATGGCGATTTTCCTTTAAATTCCTATGGACATCATCTTGTAGATGGGATGGTTGCCGACCAGATAAAGATTTATGATGTCCTACCAGATAGTTTTAAATCAGGTGAATTGAATGATTTGGTTCTGAATGTAACTATTCCTCCCAATGGTTATGCGACTGATACCTTGAAGGCTTTAAGTATTGAAAATGCTGGCACGGCTAAATATGAAGATGTTGTTTTTAAATTCTGGCTCGATAATGGAGATGAGATATTTGGCACGATAAGTGATATTTGTCTGGGAACAATGAATTTTACCGGGGCAATGTGGCATAGAACTGGCTTGAATCAACCCATTGGCACAACTGGTTTAAAGGTGTTTGTCACGGTAGATATTACTGAAATTGCTGATGAAGGAAAAACAATAAAAATAAAAATCCCAATAAAAGGTATTGAAGTCCTGTCAGAAAATGATGGTCCAATAGATAACCCTATCACTAATTATTACTCACAACAGATTAAAGTCCATAATAAAGTTATATTTGAGGCATTGGATTTATTAAAAGAAAAGGTATATCCAGGAACTAAAGAACTTGAGATTTTAAATTTATCAGTGACCAATTATTATTCACAAACCCAAACCTTAACCTCGTTGATAATGACTAATAATAGTCTGGGCACAGGAAGTTTAAATCAAATTGATTCGCAGGTGGACATCCTTTATCTTTATCAAGGAACAGCCAATATTGGTGTGGCGAACTATAAAAATAGCCGGGCTGTGTTTTCAGGGCTAAACCTTGATATTAGTCCGTATGAAACAAAATATATTAAGCTCCGATATAATCTTTCGCTCCAGAATGCCAGAGATGATAATATCATTGATTGTCATATCGCGGGTTCAACTGATATTGGTTTTAAATCCGCAACGATAACTATTGGTGGAATATTTCCGTTAGACTCTTTTGGATTTCATAAAATAGATGGTCTGGTCAATAACCAGATTATTAATTATGGTGCTCAATCTTTGACTGTGGCGACCGGGACAACAGATTTAGTTGTCCTGGATGTGTTTATTCCGGGTAATGGGTATGCGGATGATGTCTTGACGAAAATAAGGATTAAAAATGGTGGCACGGCAAAAGATTCAAGAGATATAAAAATGGTTAAAGTATGTGATGGTCAAAATACATATACTACTACCTGGAAACAAGAATATTGGGAATGGACAGGAACTATTAGTGTTCCCAGAAGAATATATATTCTAACAGATATTGCTGATAACCCGGGAAATACAATTATGATGAAAATTCCGGTTAACGGCTTAGAATTTCTATCAGATAATGACGGACCAATAGATTCTGAAGTCATCAATCCATATCTCCAGATTATCTCTGCGGGGCTATTATCTTCATTAAAATTAACNNNNNNNNNNNNNNNNNNNNNNNNNNNNNNNNNNNNNNNNNNNNNNNNNNNNNNNNNNNNNNNNNNNNNNNNNNNNNNNNNNNNNNNNNNNNNNNNNNNNTTATGATGAAAATTCCGGTTAACGGCTTAGAATTTCTATCAGATAATGACGGACCAATAGATTCTGAAGTCATCAATCCATATCTCCAGATTATCTCTGCGGGGCTATTATCTTCATTAAAATTAACTTCACAAAAGGTTACGGTAGCCAGCACTTTCACGGTCGAGATGAGCATTACCGCAAATGAGGATGTTTATAATGTTACGCCAACCCTACTTGTTCTTGATGGTTCTGGAAGTGCGAGTTTAATCAGTGTCCCTCAGGCTATTTCTACCCTTACCGCGGGTTCTTTTCACGAATTTATCTGGATCTACAAAGCCTCTCATATCCCGGGCACACTTACCTTTAGCGGCTATGCAACATCGACGACCCTTTCCTCTATCAATACTTATTCCGAGATTCTTTATATTCAGGAGATACCTACAAAGTTAGTTATTCGACATATCCCAAATATGCCTTTTGAGGTAAATAAAGGACAGCAAGATGTGATTCCAATGAATATTATCTTTCAAAACACTGGAACTCCGACCTTGACCGGAGATATAAAAATTGGAACATTGACCTTTGATGTAGGCACAATACCAGGTCGGGCAATAGCCAGAATGATGATTAGTCAATCTGGGATTATCTATGGAAGCAAAACCAATCTTGAGATATCAGGAACAATCACTGTTTTACCATTAACAACACCAGTTAGTATTCCACCTGGTCAAAATGTAGCCGTAAATTTAATTATTGATATTCCAACTTCATCCACAACTAATAGATTTCAAATAAGTTTGATTCATATTGATGCGAATTCTAATGTTATTGAAGCCGCATTTCCCCTTAATTCAGGCTGGACAAATATCAAAACCCAATCACCGGGCATAAAGGTAAATTTCAAGAATGAAAATGTTCCAAAGTTTGCCAATAAAGGACAAAGCAATGTCTGTGCGGGACAGATTGAATTTAAAAATGAAGGAGAAAATGCCAGTGATGTCAAGGTGACCCAACTTATTCTCAATGGAACTATTAGCCCAATATCTAATGTCCGGGTAAAAGATGAGGATATTATCTATGGCGAGGTTGCGGTTGCGGGAAATCCTGTTACCGTTTTTTTCTCGCCGGTTATTACCTTGAACGCCAATATCCCTAAAATAGTGGATATAGTGGTCGATATAATTGAAAATCCATTATCTACGGAATTTCAAATCGGTTCTATCACCATTTTTGCCAGGGATTCAAATACAGGGGAGGATGTGCCAGTGAACTTTGGTAGTGTCACAACATCTTCGATTAAATTACAGGATTTGGCACAGCAGATTATTGTTTTTGCAACCTCCACTATCCCAACCAAAGTCTATCAAAATCAAACAGACATCAATGCCTTTGAATTAACCATAACTAATCCAGGGACGATAAACAGTGCCAGTATCTTATTAAAAGAGTTAAAATTATTCATACCTGAAGTTGTAAGTAAGATAATAGTTGAAGGCTTTGGAACATATTCTGGAATCCAGAATTTAACACTTTCAGCAACAATTACTCCACAGGCGACGATTACGATTAATTTAAAAATAAACATTGGTGGAAATTTAGGTGAGTTTAGATTAGATTTGCTCGATTTAAAATTCGTTGATGCCAATGATTTTCACACAATTACACATACTTTTGGCTCTATTTCTGTTTTATTCCAGGTTAAAGAAAAACCTGTTGGACTTTCAGTTTCATCTCAAACTCATATCCCGGTAAATGTGGTAAAAGGAAATAAAGATGTTCACGCTCTAACGCTTATTTTTAATAATCAAGGTGGAACAAATACAGATGAAATTAAGATAGGCACGATAACTCTAAGTTTAGCAGATAGATTTAATAATCCAATTCTGCCTGCGGCTGTTTTATCCAGATTAATTTTATCTTATGATGGCACCCAGACGGAGAAGACCGAGATGAGTGGTTCAAAGGTAATGGTAAATTTAGTGCCTATTTTGAAGGTAGCGGTTGCTGATTCAAAAACGGTCGAGGTAAAAATAGATATATCAGATTTTGCCACAACGGGTAATTTTAAGGTTGGAGTAGAGGATATTGAGGCGGTGGATAATTGGGATAATCCAATAGCCGTTTTGGGTGTTTTCCCGCTCTGGTCTGAGCAAACGACTATTTTTGAACCAGCCATTGAACAATCGTTTACCAACTACCCCAATCCTTTTGCCGCTGGTAAAGAATCCACAACGATTGCTTATTACTTACCGCAAGATGGGTATGTCACGATTAAAATTTATACGGTGATAGGGGATTTAGTCAGGATTTTATTGCAGGATAATTTTAAGGCACACGGGATGAATGAAGTCCAATGGGACGGTCGAAATGGGGTAGGGGAGGTTGTGTTAAATGGGGTTTATTTCTGCCAGATTAATGTCCATTATGTCAGTGGTGGCTCGGATAAAAAGGTGCGGAAAATAGCAGTTGTCAGGTAAATTGAAGGAAAATGTCTTTTAATGGCAAATAAGTCCATATCTCATTCCTCCAAATGACTGAGCTATTACAATGAATTCAAAAACTTTGTTGACATAGGATAAATTTTTTGGTAAAATATCCCCATAATGAGCAAAAATGAAGGTAACATCCAAATTCGAGCAAAGCGAGAATGTTGCGAAGCAAAAAATGCCCAAAAAGCAATTTCCTATCAGTAAATATAAAGTTACGGTAAGGGTTCAGGTAGGATAAAAATAAGGAGAAAGGGAGAAGATGGAGAAGTGGAGAAAAGAAGAGTTAAGTGATAGGATTATTAATGCCTGTATTAATGTCCATAAAAAGTTATGACCTGGTTTTCTGGAGAGCATCTATCACAATGCCTTGAAGGTTGAGTTTGCAAGACACAGGATTGATGTCCGAAGGGTGGAGCAAGAAAAAGTTTGAGCCATTTCTCCAATTCTCCCTTTTCCCCATTTCTCCTTGTTTACACTTCTAATGTATAGCCCTGAACGGTTACAGATTATTATAAAAATGGACAAGAGAGAACTTGCTTTAATTTCAAAAGAGGGTGAAGGCTACTTTGTGGAATTTAAAGAAGGCTTATCGGGGGTCGAGAAAGACCTTGTCGCCTTTGCTAATTCTTCTGGAGGAAGAGTATTTTTAGGGGTGAGGCTGTATTCAAAAGTTGCCTACCGCTTTACAGGAATGCCTCGAAGGGAGAATGTGTACGAATATCCCTTTGATGCCATAAGAGAAGCTGTTATAAATTCAGTGATGCATAAATACTATTTTGAGCATGGTCATAACAACATTCTAAGATTTTTCCCTGATAGAATCAAGATTGAAAACTATTGGCAAAAACCATCTAATTTTATACTTGGAGAAACAGTATTCAGAAGAAACCACCTTATTGCTGATCTATTTGCCAAGATACATTTTGCTGAAAAGATGGGCACAGGTTTTGAAAGAATAAAAGAGATATGCAAAAAAGAGAATGCTCCTTTCCCAGAAATAGAGTTTAATGAGAATTATTTTTATGTAACTTTTAAGCAAAGCCATGAATACTTAAAACTTGCAAAAAAGGGAATTTTAGAAACTACCCCTAAAACTACCCCTAAAACTACCCCTAAAACAGGTGAAAAGATTATTGCTCTACTTCGGGAAAACCCACGACTTACAAAAGAAGATATATCAAAAGAATTACATCTCACACTTGATGGCATAAAGTATCATATCCGGAATTTAACAAAAAAAGGTGAATTAAAATGGGAAGGTCCGAGTAAAGGCGGATATTGGAAAGTGCTATTATGAAAAATAACGAGCTGTTTGATCTCGCCAGAAGGCTTGTAAAACTTAATGAAGAAGCAAAGAAACCTGGAATATTTACAGGTGACCGCGAGTTGCTTGAATGCCCAAAGAACAGAGAAAATATCTTTTCCTGCCCTAATTGTGGGGAAGTTATTGCATTAGAGGAGGAAAATGAATGAGCACCGATACTACCTTTTTTACCAATGAGCCAGGTGCTACTCTACTTGACCGGTTCAAGAAAATATTAAAGGATGTCCAATATCTTGATGTATTGGTTGGATATTTTCGTACCAGTGGCTTCCATCAATTATATCAATCTCTTGAGGGCATTGAAAAGATCAGAATCCTGGTTGGCTTGAATATGGACCGCAAAGCTTATGAAATTATTGAAACAGCCAGATTTCAGGGTAAACTTGATTTCGAATCGCACAGCAAAACCAAACACCTGTTTGTTGAACATACTATATCTGAAATGGAAGGCTCTGAGGATTCTTACCAAACAGAAATTGGAATCAAAAAGTTCGTAGAGTTTCTGACCACCGACTGCCCTAATAAAGAGCAGGATATTAACCACGGTGGTAATGGGAAGAAGCTGGAATTTCGTGTCTATCCCAGTGAAAACATTCATGCTAAGGTCTACATTAGCCGATTCCACAAAGATGCCCTGGATTTTGGCCGGGTTGTTACTGGTTCCAGCAATTTCTCTGAAAGCGGGTTTGTGGCAAATAGAGAGTTCAATGTTGAGTTAAAAGACAAAGCCGATGTTGAATTTGCCTTGAACCAATTTGAACAGTTATGGAAAGATAGTATAGACATTTCACAAGATTATATTGAAACCATTCAAAAGAAAACATGGCCCAATGAAGATATTTCCCCTTATCACATCTATTTGAAAATGCTTTACGAATACCTGAAGGAAGACATTAACTTAGACCAGGAAATTGACCTGCACCTTCCTGAAGGATTCCTTGATCTCATGTATCAAAAGCAGGCGGTGCTTTCAGCAAAAAAGGTTTTGGAAGCTTACCACGGCGTCTTTCTGGCTGATGTGGTCGGTTTAGGAAAAACTTACATATCTGCCTTATTGGCTCAACAATTACCTGGAGGTAAACTAATAATTTGTCCTCCTGTCTTAGAGGATTACTGGAAGGAGACATTCTTTGATTTTGGAATTAGTAAATTCAGGGTTGAATCTGTGGGCAAACTTGATCATATCTTAAAAAAGGGGATAGAAAAGTATGACTACATCTTTGTTGATGAGGCTCATCGTTTCAGGAATGAATATACACAGGGGTTTGAAAAGCTTCATCAAATCTGTTTTGGTAAAAAAGTCATACTTGTTTCAGCCACACCACTCAACAATACCTTTGGTGATATTTACAGTCAGCTAAAGCTTTTCCAGATTCCCAAAAAGTCCACCATCCCAGGAGTCCCAAATCTGGAGAGATTTTTCAAAAATCTGATGGATAACCTTAAAAACTACGATAAATCTGACCCCGAATACCTTGAGGTCTTAAAAGATTGGTCTGGTAGAATCCGAGAACAGGTGTTGAAATATGTAATGGTTCGCAGAACACGCATGGAGATTAGTAAATACTTTAGCGATGATATTGATAAGCGAGGTTTGTTTTTCCCTGAGGTAGAAGAGCCAAAACGAATCATTTACCGATTTGATGAACGAATCACTACCGTGTTTAACCAGACCATCGGATTGCTCAAGGTATTCAAGTATTCACGCTACACCCCATTGCTTTATCTTAAAAGAGAGTTATCTGAATTTGATAAACAAAGGGAGCGCAACATCGGCGGATTTATGAAAGGCATTCTGGTCAAACGACTGGAAAGCAGTTTTGATGCCTTTCGTAAAACCCTGGAGCGCTTTGTAGAATCTTATAAAAAATTTATCGATATGTTCAATAAAGGTACGGTACTCATTAGCAAAAAGGTGAATGTGTATGACCTGCTAAATGAAGATAATGAGGAAAAGATTCTGCAACTGATAGAGGAGGAAAAGGTTGATAAATATGATTCAGGTGAATTCAGACCGGAATTTATTAAATATCTCAAAGCTGATTGGGAGTTGCTTAAGCAGATTCGTAATTTGTGGGAAGAGGTAGATTCAGACCCTAAACTCGAAGCATTTATCAAAAGGCTGCATGGAGAACTCAAGGATAAAAAGATCATCGTCTTTACCGAATCCAAAGAAACTGGTGACTATCTACATAAGAATCTGAATAGACATTTCCCTGGCAAAGTCTTATTTTATTGTAGTGCCGGTGGTTTACTTTCTGATAGGAGAAAAACTACATCCCTTGCCAGAGAACTGATCAAGGAAAACTTTGACCCAACACATAGTGTTAAAAATGATGAAGTGCGCATTCTGCTCAGCACGGATGTGCTTGCAGAAGGTATCAACCTGCACCGTTCCAACATTATCATCAACTATGATCTGCCATGGAATCCGACTAAGGTCTTGCAGAGGGTCGGACGTGTCAACAGGGTAGGCACTGAACATAAAAATATCTGTATCTTTAACTTTTTTCCAACAGATCAATCTGAAGAGCATATAGGGCTGGAAGCCAATATCAAAGCCAAAATTCAGGCCTTTCATGACACCCTGGGTGAAGATACCAAATATCTTACCGAAGAAGAAATTCCTGCTTCCCACGAACTTTTTGGTGATACCTTGTATAAAAAACTCACCAGTAAAAAGACATACCAGGCTGAAGAAGAGGAACGGTCTGAACTGGAATACTTAAACTTTATTCGGGATATTCGAGACCACCAACCTGAACTCTTTGAGAAGATTAAACATCTGCCTAAAAAAGCTCGATCTGCCAGAGAAGATGATGTTAAAACCGAGCAGTTAGTCACCTTCTTTAGAAAGGGTAAATTGAAGAAATTTTTCATCACTGACAGCGAGGAATCACAGGAGATTACTTTTTTTGAGGCCGTAGATCTCTTTAGATGCAAACCTGATACACCTCGTCAGAAAATACCAAAACAATACTATCCTATGCTGGATAAGAATAAAACCCAGTTTGATCTGGTCACATCAGGGGAGATGTTAGAAAGTAAAGGCTCGGGCAGGCAAGGTGGACGCTCCAATGAGAGTTATGTAATCAGACGGTTAAAGGTAAAAGAGTTCCAACAATACCAGGGCTTCACCGATGAAGATGAGGAGTATATTCGGCAAGTTTTGAAAGGATATGAAGATGGTGTTATCCCGCAGAATACTACCAAAAGGATCAAGAAGGCAATCGAGGAAGAGACAAATCCTCTTAAGGTTTTAGCTGTATTCAAGAAAAATATTCCATATAATATTCTGAGCTTGACTAAAGCACCTCAACCGCAAGTGTTGGCTAAAAGAGAGGTTATTTTATCTGAATACTTAACTAAAGGGACTAAAAGATAACTATGGACAGACAAACAGCCATTAATCTAATCGCTAATACATTTAATCATCCTTTTAATGAGGATAAATTTCGGCACTTTATTCGAAACCTGCTTAATGATGTGGATGAATCCGGAAACTTTGAGTACTATGGCCGATACATACCCGATTCTTTCAAAGAGCACATCAGAAAATACAAGAGAGTTGGTAAATATGCTGACCCTAAAGGGAAGGAATTAGATGTCATTATTGTTCACTTAAAACGAGAGACAGCCCTGGATAGAGCTCGCACGATGCAGCGTAACTTCATTGCCTGGTATCTCAAAAATAGGGGCGAAAAGGATGCGGCAGTAGTAGCATACCATACCGATACTCCGGATGACTGGCGGTTCTCCTATGTGCGAGTGGAATATAAGCAGGAGACTACAGAATCCGGAAAAGTCAAAGTAAAGGAAGAACTTACCCCTGCCCGAAGATACTCCTTTCTTGTAGGCAAAAACGAACCCACCCATACTGCCCAACAGCAATTAATTTCAATATTTCAGGATGACAGACTCAATCCTTCTCTGGCAGACCTGGAAAAGGCATTTAGTGTTGAAGCCGTGACCAGGCAGTTCTATGAGGACTATAAAGGGTTGTATGAAAAATTGACACAAGAGTTGAATAGCCTCATGGAAGAAGATGGCAGGATTAAAAAAGAGTTTGAAACCAAATCTATTGATACAGCTAATTTTGCCAAGAAGCTATTAGGCCAGATCGTCTTTCTTTACTTTTTGCAGAAGAAAGGCTGGTTAGGTGTTGGCAAGAACAATGAAGGCAGTTTCAAACCCTGGGGCACAGGACAGAAAAATTTCCTTCGCTTACTTTTTGAAAAGCAGTTTATCAATTATCACAACTTCTTTAATGATGTGCTGGAGCCTCTATTTTACGAAGCATTAGCAACCGAAAGAGCCAACGATTTTTATTCTCCCTTTAACTGTAAAATACCATTCTTAAACGGGGGGTTATTTGAGCCTATCAACGAATATGATTGGCAACAGACGGATATTTTTATTAATCACGAGCTTTTTACTGAAATTTTTGACACCTTTGACCGTTACAACTTCACTGTGCGAGAGGACGAACCACTGGAAAAAGAGGTTGCCGTTGACCCGGAAATGTTGGGTAAGGTCTTTGAGAATCTCCTGCCTGAAAATCTTCGCAAGGGACAGGGAGCATACTATACACCCCGTGAGATTGTTCATTATATGTGTCAGGAGAGCCTGATTAATTATCTGGACACCGCAGTCAATACCGGCGAAGTTTCACTGGCACAAACTCCACCTACCCAGGGAAAGCTATTTGGAAAGCCAGACCCTGAACAGATGGTACTAAAAACCACAGGATACAAACCTTTAGTTCCACGGGAAGATATTGAAGAGTTTATTCGAAAGGGAGAGTTTGCTGTGGAGCATGATATTGCTAAGGAGAAAGGCACAAAAACTTACAAATACCAGGTGCCTGAATCCATTCGAAAAAACGCCAAATTACTGGATGATAAATTGACAGCAATCAAAATCTGCGACCCGGCTATCGGTTCCGGGGCATTTCCTGTAGGCATGATGCACGAAATTGTCAAAGCCCGAAATGTGCTCACAACCTACATAGAAGACAGTAAAGAACGGAGTGCCGATAAATTTAAACGCCACTGCATTCAGGAATCACTTTATGGCGTGGATATTGACCCTGGTGCTATTGAAATTGCCAAGTTACGATTATGGCTTTCACTGATGGTGGATGAGGATGACTACTATGCCATTAAGCCCTTGCCTAACCTGGACTACAAGATTATGCAGGGTAATAGCCTGATTGAGGATTTTCACGGTATTTCGTTGAATATAGAAAAAAAGGAAGAATCTCAGGGAAGCCTCTTTGATATGGATTCCGAATTAGATCGTCTGATCGAAGACCTGCATCACAAACAAAATGCCCTGTTCAATGCTACTCATCCATCAGATAAGAAAGAGCAGAAAGAAGAGGTGGAAAATGCCATTGTGAAAATCTTCCACTATGAATTACAGAGGCAGAAAGAACCCTATTTTAGAGAACTGAAAAACATTAAAGAATCAGCCAGGCGGTTTAAAGAAGAAGAACAGCAAAAAATCTATGATATCGAAAAGGTCAAACTGGACAAAAAATACAACTTTGATTTTGAAACCGTGGAGAATGAGCTGCGGGAGATGACCCACGGCAACAAGGTGCGCAACTTCTTTCCGTGGAAACTATACTTTGCCGATGTGTTTCGGCAGAAAGGCGGGTTTGATGTGGTGATTGCTAATCCGCCGTATATTTTCGCAAGAGAAAGCAAGAAGAAGGGGCTGTCAAATGAAGATAAAGGATATTTTTACGAACATTATGAACTTGCTGAATATCAGGTGAACCTGTACCCCCTCTTCATCGAGAAAGGAACTTATTTGCTGCGGGCAAATGGTTGCTTCTGTTTTATTACCCCCAACAACTGGTTAACGATCAACACAAACAGGAGGTTGAGGAAGTTCGTTCTTGGGCAGTCAGACATCACTATCGTCAATTTCTATGCCCGGGTCTTTGAAAGTGCCGCCGTGGACAGTGCTATCATCATCTTCAGGAAATCTGTCGATAACCGGCATGTCGCCTTGTATGAATACACAGACGACTTTAGATTCATCAAGGAGGCGGAATGTGGTTTTTTCCTTTCCCATCGCAACCATGTTATTAATATCGAGGCTTTCAAAGGTGGTGGAATTTCCGAGGTGATGGAGAAGATTGAACGTGGTTCGGTAAAACTCGCACAAGTTGCAGATGTCAAAGCAGGTTTGAAGGCATATGAGATCGGAAAAGGGAATCCTCCCCAGACCAATGAGATGAAGACAGATCGCGTCTATCACTCTACTCGTAAGATTGATAATAGCTACATCAAGTACCTGGATGGAAAGGATGTATGCCGTTATTACCTTGACTGGACTGGTGAGTATCTCAAATATGGAAACAACTTGGCTGCACCACGGAAAGACTTCCGACTTTATTCCACCAGCAGAATCCTTGTGCGCCAGATTCCAGCTAAACCTCCATACTGTATCCACGCCTGCTTGATTGAAGAAACCGCTTTGAATGATCTCAACTCCATGAACATCATCAACATTCGAGAATCACCTGAGTGCGTGCTGGGTATCCTAAATTCTCGTCTCACATCTTTCTGGTTTATCCACAAGTTTGGCAAGATGCAGCGGGGAACTTTTCCGCAATTCAAAGTTAATGAACTTGCTGACTTTCCCTTGCCGAAAAACCGGGCAGAGCGGAGTGACGAGATTGCTAAGCTGGTTTCCCAAATTCTCTCCCTAAAAAAATCCGACCCGCAGGCAGACACCAGGGCATTGGAGGCAGAGATTGACCGTCTGGTGTATGACCTCTATGGATTGACAGAGGAAGAGATTGCTATTGTGGAGGGGAGTGTTAGGAGGTAAATTCTGTAAGGAGAAACCCAACTTTTGCCATTTTTTATTGCTTTTTGGCAATACTTTTGTTATACTTCTATAGAGTTATTCTGAAATCAAATCTTCTGTCATTTGTTGAGGACTAAAATGGATAGCCAATTTGAAGATTTAAACATAGATACTAAACGAACAGCGAATAAATCGACGAAATCCAAAAACTCATTAAAATCTTTGAAGTAAAAATCAAAGACAACATCCAAGAAGTTTGGGGGTGTAACTATGGAAACATCATGGAATAGTAAACATATTCTAAAGGTTCAAGATGACCGTGAGCCAAATATAGTGGAAGAGCCAGATATCAAAAAACATCGGCAGCGTGTTGAACCATGGCTAACAGCTCTCTTCCAAAGCGATCATCTTTCTTTATTGGTGGGGTCAGGACTTTCATTAGCTGTTCATAAGCTTGCTACAGGGAATTCTGGTGAGGGGATGGCGAAAATAGCATTCTCTGTTTTTAAGGAACAAATGGATACCTGTGTTGTTGAGGCAGCCAGAAAAGCTGGACGAGGGAATGGGAACATTGAAGATCAGATACGTGTTGCTAATGATTTATTGCAAGGATTGGAAATATATACATCAACAGGTGTGTTCGGCTCAAAAAAGATTAAAAAAGAAATGGGGAAATTCAAAGAAGAAATTAATTCAGGATTGTTTGAATTTGTAAAAAGAATTCTTC is drawn from bacterium and contains these coding sequences:
- a CDS encoding ATP-binding protein, whose translation is MDKRELALISKEGEGYFVEFKEGLSGVEKDLVAFANSSGGRVFLGVRLYSKVAYRFTGMPRRENVYEYPFDAIREAVINSVMHKYYFEHGHNNILRFFPDRIKIENYWQKPSNFILGETVFRRNHLIADLFAKIHFAEKMGTGFERIKEICKKENAPFPEIEFNENYFYVTFKQSHEYLKLAKKGILETTPKTTPKTTPKTGEKIIALLRENPRLTKEDISKELHLTLDGIKYHIRNLTKKGELKWEGPSKGGYWKVLL
- a CDS encoding helicase-related protein; the encoded protein is MSTDTTFFTNEPGATLLDRFKKILKDVQYLDVLVGYFRTSGFHQLYQSLEGIEKIRILVGLNMDRKAYEIIETARFQGKLDFESHSKTKHLFVEHTISEMEGSEDSYQTEIGIKKFVEFLTTDCPNKEQDINHGGNGKKLEFRVYPSENIHAKVYISRFHKDALDFGRVVTGSSNFSESGFVANREFNVELKDKADVEFALNQFEQLWKDSIDISQDYIETIQKKTWPNEDISPYHIYLKMLYEYLKEDINLDQEIDLHLPEGFLDLMYQKQAVLSAKKVLEAYHGVFLADVVGLGKTYISALLAQQLPGGKLIICPPVLEDYWKETFFDFGISKFRVESVGKLDHILKKGIEKYDYIFVDEAHRFRNEYTQGFEKLHQICFGKKVILVSATPLNNTFGDIYSQLKLFQIPKKSTIPGVPNLERFFKNLMDNLKNYDKSDPEYLEVLKDWSGRIREQVLKYVMVRRTRMEISKYFSDDIDKRGLFFPEVEEPKRIIYRFDERITTVFNQTIGLLKVFKYSRYTPLLYLKRELSEFDKQRERNIGGFMKGILVKRLESSFDAFRKTLERFVESYKKFIDMFNKGTVLISKKVNVYDLLNEDNEEKILQLIEEEKVDKYDSGEFRPEFIKYLKADWELLKQIRNLWEEVDSDPKLEAFIKRLHGELKDKKIIVFTESKETGDYLHKNLNRHFPGKVLFYCSAGGLLSDRRKTTSLARELIKENFDPTHSVKNDEVRILLSTDVLAEGINLHRSNIIINYDLPWNPTKVLQRVGRVNRVGTEHKNICIFNFFPTDQSEEHIGLEANIKAKIQAFHDTLGEDTKYLTEEEIPASHELFGDTLYKKLTSKKTYQAEEEERSELEYLNFIRDIRDHQPELFEKIKHLPKKARSAREDDVKTEQLVTFFRKGKLKKFFITDSEESQEITFFEAVDLFRCKPDTPRQKIPKQYYPMLDKNKTQFDLVTSGEMLESKGSGRQGGRSNESYVIRRLKVKEFQQYQGFTDEDEEYIRQVLKGYEDGVIPQNTTKRIKKAIEEETNPLKVLAVFKKNIPYNILSLTKAPQPQVLAKREVILSEYLTKGTKR